One Terriglobales bacterium DNA segment encodes these proteins:
- the hisG gene encoding ATP phosphoribosyltransferase, with translation MKLRLGVPKGSLQESTLQLFATAGLKVYTNGRSYSATTDDPEIECMLIRAQEMARYVEHGALDAGLTGLDWVKESGLEVIAVTDLIYAKQSRGKVRWVLAVPEDSAYKRAEDLKGRIIATELVNVTKDYFAAKAVPVQVEFSWGATEVKPPVLADAIVEVTETGSSLRANRLRIIDTVLESNTQIIANKKAWKESSKRQKIENLALMLRGAIDAQGRVGLMLNVRKADLEQVIAVLPALNSPTIATLSDPEWVAVNTIIDEALAWKLIPKLKAANATGIVEYPLNKVVL, from the coding sequence GTGAAGCTGCGTCTCGGCGTCCCCAAAGGCAGCCTGCAAGAGTCCACGCTGCAGCTATTTGCGACGGCAGGCTTAAAGGTTTACACGAATGGGCGGTCGTACTCGGCGACCACCGACGACCCGGAGATTGAGTGCATGCTCATCCGGGCGCAGGAGATGGCGCGCTACGTCGAGCACGGCGCACTCGACGCCGGGCTCACGGGTCTGGACTGGGTGAAGGAGAGCGGGCTCGAGGTCATCGCCGTCACCGATCTGATTTACGCCAAGCAGAGCCGGGGCAAAGTGCGCTGGGTGCTGGCCGTGCCGGAAGATTCGGCTTACAAGCGCGCCGAGGACCTCAAGGGCCGGATCATCGCCACCGAGCTGGTGAATGTCACGAAAGATTATTTCGCGGCGAAGGCCGTGCCCGTACAGGTGGAATTCAGCTGGGGCGCCACGGAGGTCAAGCCGCCGGTGCTGGCCGACGCCATCGTCGAGGTCACTGAGACCGGGTCGTCGCTCCGAGCCAACCGGCTACGCATCATCGACACCGTGCTCGAATCCAACACCCAGATCATCGCCAACAAGAAAGCGTGGAAGGAGTCCAGCAAGCGGCAAAAGATCGAGAACCTGGCGCTGATGCTGCGTGGCGCCATTGACGCCCAGGGCCGGGTGGGCCTGATGCTGAACGTACGCAAGGCCGATCTGGAGCAGGTGATCGCGGTGCTGCCGGCGCTGAACAGCCCGACCATCGCGACCCTGAGCGACCCCGAGTGGGTGGCGGTGAACACCATCATCGATGAAGCGCTGGCCTGGAAGCTGATCCCCAAGCTGAAAGCGGCGAATGCGACTGGGATCGTCGAGTATCCGCTGAACAAGGTGGTGCTGTGA
- the gap gene encoding type I glyceraldehyde-3-phosphate dehydrogenase, producing the protein MAINVGINGFGRIGRNILRTALNDSNLDFVAVNDLTDAKTLAHLLKYDSVLGNLPNKVSHGADYIEVDGKRFKVFAEKDPAKLDWKSVGAQVVVESTGRFTEADKAKAHLHDTVKKVIISAPAKGEDLTVVLGVNEDKYDPAKHHIISNASCTTNCLAPIAKVVHDNFTIQSGTMTTIHSYTNDQVILDFPHKDLRRARAAALSMIPTSTGAAKAIHLVIPDLKGKLDGFAMRVPTPNVSVVDLVTFVEKKTTVEEVNAAMKKASESGRLAKYLGYEENELVSMDFRHDSRSSIVDAPLTRVVAGNCVKVISWYDNEWGYSCRVRDLINFLGSKGL; encoded by the coding sequence ATGGCAATCAATGTCGGTATCAACGGATTCGGCCGCATCGGACGCAACATCCTGCGCACCGCCCTCAACGACAGCAACCTGGACTTCGTGGCCGTCAACGACCTGACCGACGCCAAGACCCTCGCCCACCTGCTGAAATACGATTCCGTGCTCGGCAACCTGCCCAACAAGGTCTCCCACGGAGCGGACTACATCGAGGTGGACGGCAAGCGATTCAAAGTGTTCGCCGAGAAAGATCCGGCCAAACTGGATTGGAAATCGGTGGGCGCCCAGGTGGTGGTCGAGTCCACCGGCCGCTTCACCGAGGCCGACAAGGCCAAGGCCCACCTGCACGACACGGTGAAGAAGGTCATCATCTCCGCCCCCGCCAAGGGCGAGGACCTCACGGTCGTGCTCGGGGTCAACGAGGACAAATACGACCCCGCCAAGCACCACATCATCTCTAATGCTTCCTGCACCACCAATTGCCTGGCCCCGATCGCCAAAGTGGTGCACGACAACTTCACCATCCAGTCGGGCACCATGACCACCATCCACTCCTACACCAACGACCAGGTCATCCTCGACTTCCCACACAAGGACCTGCGCCGCGCCCGTGCCGCCGCCCTCTCCATGATCCCGACCTCGACCGGCGCCGCCAAGGCCATCCACCTGGTGATCCCCGACCTGAAGGGAAAGCTGGACGGCTTCGCCATGCGCGTGCCCACGCCCAACGTCTCGGTGGTGGACCTGGTCACCTTCGTGGAAAAGAAGACCACGGTCGAAGAGGTGAATGCGGCCATGAAGAAGGCCAGCGAGTCGGGCCGGCTGGCCAAGTACCTGGGCTACGAGGAGAACGAGCTGGTCTCCATGGATTTCCGTCACGACTCGCGCTCCTCCATCGTGGACGCGCCGCTGACCCGCGTGGTCGCCGGCAACTGCGTGAAGGTGATCTCCTGGTACGACAACGAGTGGGGCTATTCCTGCCGGGTGCGCGACCTCATCAATTTCCTCGGCAGCAAGGGCCTTTAG
- the hisD gene encoding histidinol dehydrogenase, producing the protein MLRILTGRAAEKRVVALERRGSQLDQVEPRVRKIVEDVRKTGDRALRRYAERWDGLRTRQALRVPAAEMKQALDSVSFEFRRALEKAAANICRFCEWQRPQPWRREADGVAVGQVVRPLDSVGCYVPGGRYPLPSTLLMTVIPAQVAGVHEIRVVSPNPRPETLAAAAMLGVREFYRTGGAQAIAALAYGTKSVPRVDKVVGPGNLYVTAAKKLVAFDCAIDMLAGPTEVVIVADEGDARFIAADLVAQAEHDPEALAVFISTNLKLAHSVAEQTASLAAENPIAQESLRANGVALLAGSRAQAMEWANRIAPEHITVSRENAELVTNAGSIFIGDFSPQAAGDYASGPNHVLPTAGAARYRGGLSVFDFVKLITFQELSKKGVAGIAPVVVPLAEAEGLRAHAESVRLRCAHA; encoded by the coding sequence ATGCTGCGCATCCTGACAGGCCGGGCAGCGGAGAAGCGGGTGGTGGCACTCGAGCGCCGCGGCAGCCAACTGGACCAGGTCGAACCCCGGGTACGAAAGATCGTGGAAGATGTGCGCAAGACCGGCGACCGCGCCCTGCGCCGCTACGCCGAGCGCTGGGACGGATTGCGGACGAGGCAGGCACTGCGCGTCCCGGCGGCGGAGATGAAGCAGGCCTTGGACTCGGTCTCGTTCGAGTTTCGCCGGGCGCTGGAGAAGGCGGCGGCCAACATCTGCCGCTTCTGCGAGTGGCAGAGGCCGCAGCCTTGGCGGCGCGAAGCGGACGGGGTCGCGGTGGGACAGGTCGTCCGTCCGTTGGATTCGGTCGGGTGCTACGTTCCCGGCGGGCGCTATCCGCTGCCTTCCACGCTGCTGATGACCGTGATACCGGCGCAGGTCGCGGGCGTGCATGAGATCCGGGTGGTTTCGCCCAATCCTCGGCCGGAGACGCTGGCTGCGGCAGCGATGCTCGGCGTGAGGGAGTTCTACCGCACCGGCGGGGCGCAGGCGATCGCCGCCCTGGCCTACGGCACCAAGAGCGTGCCGCGTGTGGACAAGGTCGTCGGCCCCGGGAATCTCTACGTGACCGCGGCCAAGAAGCTGGTCGCCTTCGATTGCGCGATCGACATGCTGGCGGGCCCGACCGAGGTGGTGATTGTCGCCGATGAAGGCGATGCGCGCTTCATCGCTGCCGACCTGGTGGCGCAGGCGGAGCACGATCCGGAAGCTCTGGCAGTATTCATCAGCACGAATCTCAAGCTGGCGCACTCCGTGGCGGAGCAGACCGCGAGCCTTGCGGCCGAGAATCCGATCGCCCAAGAATCGCTGCGAGCCAATGGAGTCGCGCTGCTGGCGGGTTCGCGGGCGCAAGCCATGGAGTGGGCAAACCGCATCGCGCCCGAGCACATCACCGTGAGCCGCGAAAACGCAGAGCTCGTGACCAACGCGGGGTCAATCTTCATCGGCGATTTCTCGCCGCAGGCGGCCGGCGATTACGCTTCCGGCCCGAATCACGTGCTGCCTACCGCCGGCGCCGCACGGTACCGCGGCGGCCTGAGCGTCTTCGACTTTGTGAAGCTGATCACCTTCCAGGAATTGAGCAAGAAGG
- a CDS encoding O-acetyl-ADP-ribose deacetylase produces MRITITPTRAIELVQGDITRESVDAIVNAANPDLLPGGGVCGAIHRAGGPEIAEECRRIRQEKGPVRTGSAVATMGGKLSRHVIHAVGPVWQGGRQGEPEALAGCYRQSLRIADGLKLQSIAFPAISTGIFGYPVAEAAEIALKAVADSLPALQYVERVRFVLFDQSTFDAFIAAARRVPAAS; encoded by the coding sequence ATGCGAATCACCATCACTCCAACCCGCGCCATTGAGCTCGTCCAGGGCGACATCACCCGCGAGAGTGTGGACGCCATCGTGAACGCCGCCAATCCCGACCTGCTTCCCGGGGGCGGGGTTTGCGGCGCCATCCATCGGGCCGGCGGACCGGAGATCGCCGAGGAATGCCGCCGCATTCGCCAGGAGAAGGGCCCGGTACGGACCGGCAGCGCAGTCGCCACCATGGGCGGAAAGTTGTCCCGGCACGTGATCCATGCCGTCGGGCCGGTGTGGCAAGGCGGACGGCAGGGCGAGCCCGAAGCCCTGGCCGGCTGCTATCGCCAGTCTCTCCGCATCGCCGACGGCCTCAAGCTCCAGAGCATTGCCTTTCCCGCCATCTCCACCGGCATCTTCGGCTATCCGGTGGCGGAGGCGGCGGAGATCGCGCTGAAGGCGGTCGCCGACTCGCTTCCTGCTCTCCAATACGTCGAACGAGTGCGCTTCGTCCTCTTCGACCAGTCCACATTCGATGCCTTCATTGCCGCGGCCCGGCGTGTTCCGGCCGCTTCCTAG
- the hisI gene encoding phosphoribosyl-AMP cyclohydrolase, translated as MSTIDFDKMQGLAPAIVQDEATGEVLMLGFMNREAYERTLSTGYGTFFSRTRKGLWVKGETSGNRLRVVSAATDCDHDTVLLRVRVEGKGVVCHEGTRSCFTRPLPLNGGGR; from the coding sequence ATGTCCACCATCGACTTCGACAAGATGCAGGGGCTGGCGCCGGCCATCGTGCAGGACGAGGCGACCGGCGAGGTGCTCATGCTCGGCTTCATGAACCGCGAGGCGTACGAGCGGACCCTCAGCACCGGCTATGGGACCTTCTTCAGCCGTACGCGCAAGGGGCTTTGGGTGAAGGGTGAGACCAGCGGCAACCGCCTGCGGGTCGTCTCCGCCGCCACCGATTGCGACCACGACACCGTGCTACTGCGCGTGCGGGTGGAGGGCAAGGGCGTGGTCTGCCACGAGGGCACGCGCTCCTGCTTCACGCGCCCCCTGCCGCTCAACGGAGGTGGCCGGTGA
- a CDS encoding phosphoglycerate kinase, translating to MNKLSIKDLDLNGKRVFMRVDFNVPLDEHGSVTDDTRIRETLPSIEYALKHGARLILASHLGRPKGKPNPKMTLKPAGERLRILLDEKLGRGANVGFSPDCVGDQAKELASRLEKHQTLLLENLRFHPEEEANDEKFSKQLAELCDLYVNDAFGSAHRAHASTAGITRFVKKNAAGLLMEKELTYLGKALHNPAEPFVAILGGAKVSDKIAVIQNLLHKVNTLLIGGGMAYTFLKSQGAKVGKSLVEDDKLDLAKRLLSDAKSRGVKLLLPVDHVVATSMSADAQTKIVPADHALGDDQMALDIGPKTVALFAAEIDRARTIVWNGPMGVFEMAPFAHGTVKIAQAVAANRAATSIIGGGDSVAAVQQAGVADKITHISTGGGASLEFLEGKKLPGVEALTDK from the coding sequence ATGAATAAGCTCTCGATCAAAGACCTCGACCTGAACGGCAAGCGCGTCTTCATGCGGGTGGATTTCAATGTCCCGCTCGATGAACACGGTAGCGTCACCGACGACACCCGCATCCGCGAGACCCTGCCCAGCATCGAGTACGCCCTGAAGCACGGGGCGCGTCTGATCCTGGCCTCGCACCTGGGCCGCCCCAAGGGCAAGCCGAATCCGAAGATGACCCTCAAGCCGGCCGGCGAACGCCTGCGCATCCTGCTAGACGAGAAGCTGGGGCGCGGCGCCAATGTCGGCTTCTCGCCCGACTGCGTCGGCGACCAGGCCAAGGAGCTGGCCTCGCGCCTGGAGAAGCACCAGACGCTGCTCCTGGAGAACCTCCGCTTCCACCCCGAAGAGGAAGCCAACGACGAAAAGTTCTCCAAGCAACTGGCGGAGCTCTGCGACCTGTACGTGAATGACGCTTTTGGCTCCGCCCATCGCGCCCACGCCTCCACCGCCGGCATCACCAGGTTCGTGAAGAAGAACGCCGCCGGCCTGCTGATGGAGAAGGAGCTCACTTATCTTGGCAAGGCCCTCCACAATCCAGCGGAGCCATTCGTGGCCATCCTGGGCGGGGCCAAGGTCAGCGACAAGATCGCCGTCATCCAGAACCTGCTGCACAAGGTGAACACGCTGCTGATCGGCGGCGGCATGGCCTACACCTTCCTGAAGTCGCAGGGCGCCAAGGTAGGTAAGTCGCTGGTCGAGGACGATAAGCTCGACCTGGCCAAGCGGCTGCTCTCCGACGCCAAGTCGCGTGGGGTGAAGCTGCTGCTCCCGGTGGACCACGTGGTCGCCACCAGCATGTCTGCCGATGCCCAGACCAAGATCGTGCCCGCCGACCATGCCCTGGGCGACGACCAGATGGCGCTCGACATCGGCCCCAAGACCGTCGCGCTGTTCGCCGCCGAGATCGACCGCGCCCGCACCATCGTGTGGAACGGGCCGATGGGCGTCTTTGAGATGGCGCCCTTCGCCCACGGCACGGTGAAGATCGCCCAGGCGGTAGCCGCCAACCGTGCCGCCACCTCGATCATCGGCGGTGGCGATTCGGTGGCTGCGGTGCAACAGGCCGGTGTCGCCGATAAGATCACCCACATCTCCACCGGCGGCGGCGCCTCGCTGGAGTTCCTGGAGGGCAAAAAGCTGCCGGGAGTAGAAGCGCTAACGGACAAATGA
- a CDS encoding thiolase family protein yields the protein MAKRIYIAAYDQSKFGKLMALTVPQILRNAVESVCRKISVQPSVIDVGSVGAACGFTLNEQGLLSGLMAMVPGLEGKPIEAVENACASGGQAILSTIYKMQFGLGDVGLAVGYEKMRDNEGKMDGKLVGKVLGYFSHPDEREGKTFVFPHLFAEVMRDYIKTWGSSEEELAQIAVAEYGNAKYNSCAQMNKVQITLDQAMKIEGINRYVVDGLPLKTYDCSQITDGYAAMILATEEGLKKLGVPKAECVEIAGYAQATDPLKKEGRDVLKAAGAYRAMNKAYEMAGAKPADVNVAEVHDCFTVMGAIGTEVIGKAQPGKGAKYWVEGKANVGGECAINTSGGLIAKGHPVGATGVAMVGWAAQQLLGRAPQELQQKDPKLAATFNIGGPICASVCTVLRRASA from the coding sequence ATGGCCAAGCGCATTTATATCGCCGCCTACGACCAGTCGAAGTTCGGCAAGCTGATGGCGCTCACCGTCCCGCAGATCCTGCGCAACGCGGTCGAGTCCGTCTGCCGCAAGATCAGCGTCCAACCTTCGGTCATCGACGTCGGCTCGGTGGGCGCCGCCTGCGGCTTCACCCTCAACGAGCAGGGCCTGCTCTCCGGCCTGATGGCCATGGTGCCCGGCCTCGAAGGCAAGCCCATCGAAGCCGTCGAGAACGCCTGCGCCTCCGGCGGCCAGGCCATCCTCTCCACCATCTACAAAATGCAGTTCGGGCTGGGCGACGTGGGCCTGGCAGTCGGTTACGAGAAGATGCGCGACAACGAAGGCAAGATGGACGGCAAGCTGGTGGGCAAGGTGCTCGGCTACTTCTCCCATCCCGACGAGCGTGAGGGCAAGACCTTCGTCTTCCCTCACCTGTTCGCCGAGGTCATGCGCGATTACATCAAGACCTGGGGCTCGAGCGAGGAGGAGCTGGCGCAGATCGCGGTCGCCGAGTACGGCAACGCCAAGTACAACTCCTGCGCCCAGATGAACAAGGTGCAGATCACGCTCGACCAGGCGATGAAGATCGAGGGCATCAACCGCTACGTGGTGGACGGCCTGCCGCTGAAGACCTACGACTGCTCGCAGATCACCGACGGCTATGCCGCCATGATCCTGGCCACCGAGGAGGGCCTGAAGAAGCTCGGTGTCCCCAAGGCGGAGTGCGTGGAGATCGCCGGCTACGCCCAGGCTACCGATCCGCTGAAGAAGGAAGGTCGCGACGTCCTGAAGGCTGCGGGCGCCTACCGCGCCATGAATAAGGCCTACGAGATGGCCGGCGCCAAGCCTGCCGACGTCAACGTCGCCGAGGTCCACGACTGCTTCACCGTCATGGGCGCCATCGGGACCGAGGTCATCGGCAAGGCGCAGCCCGGCAAGGGCGCGAAGTACTGGGTGGAAGGCAAGGCCAACGTGGGCGGCGAGTGCGCCATCAACACCTCCGGCGGGCTGATCGCCAAGGGACATCCGGTGGGCGCCACCGGCGTGGCCATGGTGGGCTGGGCAGCACAGCAATTGCTCGGGCGCGCTCCGCAGGAGCTCCAGCAGAAGGACCCGAAGCTGGCCGCGACGTTTAACATCGGCGGCCCCATCTGCGCCTCGGTGTGCACGGTGCTGCGCAGGGCTAGCGCCTAG
- a CDS encoding ATP-binding protein, with protein sequence MRDRLRRRKRKGVPSDTESTGKVGQEKEAPQQGNPPPLQPSYIDAFEKERKSAEVSRGEQKFEVETQPETPAMPPAAPAAAMGAQPKKKPKGVVILAIGLPGSGKTTWFKRRGVTPLSSDLLRTMLFDDIEEQRYQGLVFSTLRSLLRARLVARMPWNYVDATNLNPKERKQWIHMARGFGYEVQAVFFDVPIETCMERNRRRERMVPEDVMRRMAAKLKPPSFSEGFSKIVVVRVKQKGEEQQ encoded by the coding sequence ATGAGAGACCGCCTGCGCCGGCGGAAGCGCAAGGGCGTGCCGTCGGACACCGAGTCCACCGGAAAGGTGGGCCAGGAAAAAGAAGCTCCGCAACAGGGGAATCCACCCCCCCTCCAGCCTAGCTATATCGACGCCTTCGAGAAGGAGCGGAAGTCCGCCGAGGTCAGCCGGGGCGAGCAGAAGTTCGAGGTCGAGACCCAGCCGGAGACCCCGGCCATGCCCCCGGCCGCGCCTGCCGCCGCCATGGGCGCCCAACCCAAGAAGAAGCCCAAGGGCGTGGTCATCCTGGCCATCGGCCTGCCCGGGTCGGGCAAGACCACCTGGTTCAAGCGCCGCGGCGTGACCCCGCTCTCCAGCGACCTGCTGCGCACCATGCTCTTCGACGACATCGAGGAGCAGCGCTACCAGGGACTGGTGTTCTCCACCCTGCGTTCGCTGCTGCGCGCGCGCCTGGTGGCGCGCATGCCCTGGAACTATGTGGACGCCACCAACCTGAATCCGAAGGAGCGCAAGCAGTGGATCCACATGGCGCGCGGCTTCGGCTACGAGGTGCAGGCGGTGTTCTTCGATGTGCCCATCGAAACGTGCATGGAACGCAACCGCCGGCGGGAGCGGATGGTCCCGGAGGACGTCATGCGGCGCATGGCCGCCAAGCTGAAGCCCCCGAGCTTCTCTGAAGGGTTCTCCAAGATCGTGGTGGTGCGGGTGAAGCAGAAGGGGGAAGAGCAGCAGTAG